The following coding sequences lie in one Zingiber officinale cultivar Zhangliang chromosome 2B, Zo_v1.1, whole genome shotgun sequence genomic window:
- the LOC122045745 gene encoding nicotinamidase 1-like isoform X1 — MGSETREIDALRLAVPLGGDGDVLHLAADAGRTVGLVLVDIVNGFCTVGAGNLAPTEPNEQIETMVEEAAKLAKIFSDRNWPIFAFLDTHYPDKPEPPYPPHCIIGSGEENLVPALEWLEKSPNLTARRKDCINGFIGSIEKDGSNVFSNWVKKYEIKTVSELYKTRCVGGSLLLVSIIFLVNFSVQVLVVGICTDVCVLDFVCGTLSARNIGLVPPLEDIVVYSKGCATYDLPVQVARNMKGALAHPQDLFHHMGLYMAKSRGARIVHDVSFGS, encoded by the exons ATGGGATCGGAGACGCGAGagatcgacgcgttgaggttggCGGTGCCGTTGGGGGGCGACGGCGATGTCCTACACCTGGCGGCGGATGCCGGAAGGACCGTCGGCCTCGTCCTAGTCGACATCGTCAACGGCTTCTGCACCGTCGGCGCTGGAAATCTC GCTCCAACCGAGCCTAATGAACAGATAGAAACTATGGTGGAGGAGGCTGCTAAATTAGCCAAGATCTTCTCCGATCGAAACTGGCCTATCTTTGCTTTCCTCGACACACATTACCCCGATAAGCCTGAGCCTCCTTATCCACCTCATTGTATAATCGGTTCGGGCGAAGAAAACTTAGTCCCTG CTCTCGAGTGGCTGGAGAAGAGCCCAAATCTCACTGCGAGACGGAAAGATTGCATCAATGGATTCATTGGCTCAATAGAGAAGGATGGGTCCAATGTGTTCTCAAATTGGGTGAAAAAATACGAGATAAAAACTGTGAGTGAGCTCTATAAAACTCGATGTGTAGGAGGAAGTTTACTTCTGGTTTCGATCATATTTCTTGTGAATTTCTCTGTGCAGGTTTTGGTGGTAGGGATATGCACAGACGTCTGTGTGTTAGACTTCGTATGCGGCACGCTCTCTGCTAGAAATATAGGTCTCGTTCCGCCATTAGAAGATATTGTGGTGTATTCAAAAGGCTGTGCAACATATGATCTTCCAGTTCAAGTTGCAAGAAATATGAAGGGTGCTTTGGCCCATCCCCAG